Part of the Henckelia pumila isolate YLH828 chromosome 2, ASM3356847v2, whole genome shotgun sequence genome is shown below.
AACTTGAACATAAAATCAAAAGTTTAGCCACAGAGTCCCATTAGCCATACCTTATTCAAGATTGTAATTCTTAACTGAAAACAAACATAAATCTTAAAAGTAGTTAGTCTTTTAACagaatattatttttcaatgtGCCTCATATCTTAATGATATTCAGATCAAATATCAGCAAACTCATTCTCACTACTCATTTCTCCTCTTTTTATGATTGAACCCCTCGTCAACTTGAATAATTCAAATTGTTTAACAATTATAATCATAACGTAGAAGGGGTGGAGAGCAGGGGGAGGAAAACAATATTATGACGTAATAATAAAACTAAATGCAATTTGATCAAGTACAGCATACTACGGGTAACTGCATTTTCTCACCAATGCGGTCAATTGTAGCCTTGTTAATATAATTGGACAAGTGCTTCCATTCAGTATACTGACTCAATGAATATGGTCCAAGCTGTGCATCAAATTCTAGTCTTTTAACGGCATGGTAGTATCCCTCTTCCTACATAAATATAAAAGAATAAAAGGCTAGGAGTAAGCATCATAAAATCGGTGCCAGAAGAAGTGTTACATCAGTAATATGTTTTTTAACTCGCAATTTAGATCAAGTATGATTAATGAGCTTTAACTAGAAATCACTTcttgtacatgtatatgtaccCCCTAACCGTAGGTCAAAAGCAAGTCAACAGAAGAGCCACCTATTGAACGAAAAACtcatctaaaaaattaaaatgtttgGAGTTGTAAAAATTTGTCATCTCTAGCTTGCATGTATTCTACATATGAAGCCTAGCAGACAAAAGCATTTTGTAAATGGTGATGGTTAAACTCTTTCGGAGGATAACCTCCTTGGCATGGTTCTCAAACCATATTAAGTGACCATAAGGCTTAAGCTGCTAGAGACTAGAGAGGTGGGacattcaaaaataattaaatattaggcAATCAGGGGGGAAACTCATACTAAATTACCACAAGGATTTTGGGTTATCAAGCTTCGATATATCAGTTGGGTATGACATGAAGGCTTCACACTCATTTATGTATGAATGCACTATTCAGGAAAAAAAGTTCATAAGTCTGAGCTTGTTCCATAAACTGGTCATACCTCTTCTTCCAACAGTTTGACAAACAGCTCTTCATTTTTTTCCCATTTCCGGACAATAACCTGTTACACAATATCAGAAAAAGGCTGATGCCAAGCAATCATATTTCGGAAACATaaacaaaagaaaatataaATCACTCATATGGGGATTCAAAACGAGCAAACTGATACCCTAAATCCTAGTCGTAAAGTGCACGCATTATCGACATGTGCTGGGACATAATATTCTAGAATCTAAACAATGAAGAAAACTGCATCGCATTTCCTACAACATCGAATATATGCTTTATAAACttttgaataataataatataaacgTTTAATTAGTGCACAAATATATAATGATTATTAACTTGCATTTCACATTACATTTAAGACCAACTTGTAAAGTGTGAAACACATGCTCTTCACAACAGAGGCACACCGTCAACAAAATAGTCTGCGGGGGAAAAACTTAAAACAAGTAGATCCGACAAAGTGTTTGACTACCTAGTTAAATTATAAACACTGAACAGTTACTTTAAATTACAAAACGATGAACATGTAACAAAAAAAGTTATTAGTTTCAAGGTGGAAACTAACTGAGCGCAAAAGTTGAACAGCAAAAATCCAGAAACATGAAAGATGAAATAATGCTGGAAACCTGAGAAGGGCTGGCGTCAATGAAGAAACCAACAATTGGAGAAAATTCACTGCCTTCTCTGCATAATCACATACCCAAAATTAGTACCGCAACCAAACCATTAAAAAAATCTGAGCTGCAATCAACAATACTACATTTTTTAATTTGAACATATTTTCGTAAAAAGTCTCAATCTTGCTGATTTTTTTCCTGGTCAATTTTGACAGCACAACATATGTAATAATCAAGGTTAAAAGAAGCCAGCCAACCTGTTAGACGAgctataatatataaaatgaacGCCCGGAGGAATCATCTTGATACCCTTAAACTTAGGGCCCGACGAAAACATCTGTGCATCACATAACATTATTTAGGTCACATAAACCAAATTCTCATGCATGAATTACACAAAAGATGTACCTGGGTATCGATGCCAATGAGAGTGAACTGAGGAGCATCGAGGAGAAGAAGAGTGGCGCCATGCTTTACATACTCCAGAGCTGTTTCAGGGTCCATCTGTATTGAATCAAAAATTGTGCTACAAAATGGGCCGCGATTCTAGGGTTCACTTCCGATTTTTCCGCAGTCCCAAATTCATTCAagaattgattcgagtgttccgaccGGATGCGTGGACTTGATCGTCACTACAAGAAAACCCGGGAAACTTCTCCACAAAATCCACGACTCAATTTCTATTTCTTTTTCGTCGTCAATTTAAATTACAATTTTCAACATTTAATCTAGTGTTAAAACCAGGGCTAATTACATCCACACGTGAAAAGTttaaaaggcataaaaccctttaaaaaattttaatagacTAATGCATTTcttagttttttaaaatatagcacatttcacccctatgatatacaaactcgggcacatttataccatctcataggggtttttatgctaatttttttaaacatggggtttaacatgctattaattttacacaagggtttttatgccttttagacttttcacaaggattgtggatgcaattagcccgtTAAAACcactttttcctttttttaaaaaaaataaaaataaacattttaaaaagatataaaaacactttaaaaaaatattacttatttaagATTTCATTTGGTTATACTTATAAACGTGTTTTATATACAAACTCATtcattgttttaaattttggatCTCGTTGTTAGGACTATAATTCATCAAAGATTAAGATACATTTTTTTATGAAGTATTGAGATTACATTTTGCTCATGAACATTCATTTATTTacaaatatttctttttttttaatatcttgtatattttatattaatatttcatttttttagtatcatatattttatattagaaTATAAACCAACACTCTGCTGTTTTGGTATCTTTACATTTTTTTTGATAAGCCAGAAATGTTTTGATAAATAGAACCACACTTTTTTCTCAAGTTGAAGTGCTTAAaagtaaattaattttaatgtcatggtatatttttttataaacgaaaaatatcaatttacaaaatatttttttttatttaataaaaaacatCATCTTTTACTATTTTGTTATAGGTGACGCGATAATAACTAACATCTGATCACTTTGATAAAAACCTATTTAAAATCTATAGTTATATTTCATCATCATTATAAAATTATGAAACCGTTTTTCTATCTTCTCTTTGCATTATCAAGTATTTGTCAATAATTTCAATTCAacctaattttaatttatattttatttaacatttttaaataaatcatcattctttattaaaaaaaaacaaaaattattaaattaaaaagaataaaaattattattagatATAGATATGTCaactttttatatttttttatcgtaaAAATAATGTCAATTTTAAGGTTGTTTAATATTCATTGAAAgttgtaaagaaaatatttttccatATAGTAGAGTAGTATaaagttattattttatatcccaattttaaattttctcatCATCATCACCATGGTTTCAACACAGCCCGGATCTCTTCGAACATGTTGAGCCATAATTTCAGTTTGCATTTTTGGTATCGTTTTAGGAAATTAGTCCTTATCTGATTAATTGTTGACATATTTCGTTTTATGAAAGTTGCTATGTGATGCGATTATCATAAAATGGATACTCGAGGATAGGTAAACTCCCGGATGGAAAAGATAGGTGAATACCTTATGGGTTTGGAAATGAAGCTTATACGGATATTTGAGAAAGTTAGTGTGTGCGAAATGAATGATAATGATGATGCTTTTTGAGAGATTCTCCCTATGTTTTTATACTCGTCCGTCCGGGTCCTCAATGATTACTGGGTATGGGCTTACTGACAGCTTTCAGGATGATGGGATGGTTACCACGTGTGATTTAGACACCCCGTAATTTCAGGAAAGAGTTCATCCCGTTGGAACGTGGTTAGTAATGATTTGGTCTGCGATTTGAATCTGTTATACTCTAAGTAGACGTGGCCACTTCCTAGCCTTAAGAATAGAAAAACTCGGGTCCCACCGACCTCCCGGGTTTCTTGAAACTTTTTCGGGTATTTACACCCTCCGGGGTTTCCTTATACCCGGGTCCGGGGTATTTTCTCACCATTCCTCCTCCCGGGTGGTTAATCCATCCCGGGATTTTTCCTCTCGGGGTTTTCTCACCGGGACATCACCACACTTTctaaaaatagtcgggctaggacctgctccgctgtcccgagaAATAGACGCCCCTGTTACATATCCTCCACCAACCTGACGTCATCCATAACCGCTTCGTAGTGCGTGTGTCAGAGATTCTGTCAAAGGTCTCTTCAGCTTCTTGAGCACGCTTTGCTTATCTCCGCCGTTCAATTCAAAATACACGGCTCAGATCTTTCCTCCCTAGGGTTATATAATTTCTTTGCCCAATCCCTTCCTCTCTCATCATCTTATTCCTCAAGTATAGGCCGCTCGGGCTCTCTTATGAGCCTCCGACACTCACTGGTGTCATGCTTGTTTACGCAATATATCGAGCAATATTTCCCTGGTATTTTCGGAGGCAATGGTCGGGCATTCTCCTCACACATATGGACTCCTAGCTATCCTGTAGGGAGCATAGGTGGCGAGCCTCCCCGGTTGATAATGCCTTCTTCTCCCCCGACTGCTCTGGTTTCTTTTCTCCCTGTGTTCTTCCTTCCGGTCTTTCTCCCTCTTCTGTCGTTGGGCTTTCTCCATGTTGATATATTTTTCCGCTCAAGCTAAGAGGTCCTCAAAGTATCGGGGAGCCCTCTTGACTAAAGATCGGAAGAATTCTTCTTCTTTAAGTCTCTGTGTGAAAGCAGTGATTTTGGTTTCCGGAGCACACGCAGGTACTTCCAGGGCCACTCTATTGAACTTTTTAATATAAACTCTCAAAGATTCCTCGTTCAACTGTTTTATCTCAAAAAGGCTGAGGGTAGTCTTTTTATACCGCTTGCTGTTGCTGAAGTGTTGCAAGAAGACTTCCCGGAATTCTTTGAAAGTTTTGATACTACCTTTTTCCAAGTTTTCGAACCATCTTTGGGCGGAGTCTACCAAGATAGTCAAAAATACCTTGCACTTGATTTGATCGCCATAACAATGTAACATGACCACATTTTCAAATTGAGTCACATGCTCCTCTGGGTCGGTGCTGCCATCGTACTCTTTGATTTTGGCAGATTTGAAATAGACCGGCAAGGGCTCCCCAATTATTTCCGGGGAGAAGGGGCAGCTCAAACTTTTGACCCGCGAAGATTCCCGCGGGTCCGTGTTCCCcagtttttgtattttttgtttCAGCATCTTCATCTCTCCCGCCATAGTAATATTTGCAGACCCAGCATGTGAGTTTCCCTCATCTTCCAAGTGTATGCCTTTGTTCCTTTTTTTTTCGGGCCTCAACTCCTGCTCTTTTTCTCCTTCTAGTCATTTTTCATTCTCCTTTCCTTGGCCATCCTTTCCTCCTTCTTGTTGTATTGTCCTGATTTTTTGTACAGCAGCGTCTACCATAGCGTTCATTTGTTCTTGAATTGCGGCAATTGCTCGATGAGAGCTTTCTGGATCATCAATGATGGTCATATCTACGTCTTGAACTCATTTTCCCACAAACGGCGCCAATGATGTGATTATCATAAAATGGATACCCGGGGGTAGGTAAACTCCTGGGTGGAAAAGATAGGTGAATACCTTATGGGTTTGGAAATGAAGCTTATACGGATATTTGAGAGAGTGAGTGTGTGCGGAATGAATGATAATGATGATGCTTCTTGAGAGATTCTCCCTAAGTTTTTATACTCGTCCGTTCGGGTACTCAATAATTATTGGGTATGGGCTTACTGACAGCTTTCAGGATGATGGGATAGTTACCACGTGTGATTTAGACACCCCGTAATTTCAGGAAAGAGCTCATCCCGTTGGAACGTGGTTAGTAATGATTTGGTCTGTGATTTGAATCTGTTATATTCTAAGTAGACGTGGCCACTTTCTAGCCTTAAGAATAGAAAAACTCGGGTCTCACCGACCTCCCGGGTTTCTTGAAACTTTTCCGGGTATTTACACCCTCCGGGATTTTCTTATACCCGGGTCCGGGGTATTTTCTCACCAGTCCTCCTCCCGGGTGGTTAATCCCTCCCGGGATTTTTTCTCTTGGGGTTTTCTCACCGGGACCCGTTGGAACGTGGTTAGTAATAATTTGGTCTGAGATTTGAATATGTTATACTCTAAGTAGACGTGGCCACTTTCTACCCTTAAGAATAGAAAAACTCGGGTCCCACTGACCTCCCGGGTTTCTTGAGACTTTCCCGGGTATTTACACCCTCCGGGGTTTCCTTATACCCGGATCCGGGGTATTTTCTCCCCGGGAGGACTCCCGACCTCCTAGGATTCTTGAAACTTTCCCGGGTATTTACACCCTCCAGGGTTTCCTTATACTCGGGTCCAGGGTATTTTCTCACCGGGACATCACCACACTTTCaaaagatagtcgggctaggacctgctccgctgtctCGAGGAGTAGAGACGCCCTTGTTACTTATCCTCCTCCCGGGTGGTTAATCCCTCCCGGGATTTTTTTTCTCGGGGTTTTCTCACCGGGACATCACCACACTTtctaaagatagtcgggctaggacctaCTCCGCTGTTCCGAGGAGTAGAGGCGCCCTTGTTACTTATCCTCCTCCCGGGTGGTTAATCCCTCCCAGGATTTTTCCTCTCGGGGTTTTCGGTGATGGAAGATTTTTCCTCTCGGGGTTTTCTCACCGGGACATCACCGAAAACCCCGAGAGGAAAAATCCCGGGAGGGATTAACCACCCGGGAGGAGGACCGGTGAGAAAATACCCCGGATCCGGGTATAAGAAAACCCCGGAGGGTGTAAATACCCGGAAAAGTCTCAAAAAACCCGGGAGGTCGGTGGGACCCgagtttttatatttttaaggctagaaagttgtcacgTCTACTTAGAGTATAACAGATTCAAATCACAGACCAAATCATTACTAACCACGTTCCAACGGGATGGGCTCTTTTCTGAAATTACAGGGTGTCTAAATCACACGTGGTAACCATCACATCATCCTGAAAGCTGTCAGTAAGCCCCTACCCAATAATCATTGAGGACCCGGACGGACGAGTATAAAAACCTATGGAAAATTTCTCAAAAAGCATCATCATTATCATTCATTCCGCACACACTTACTCTCTCAAATATCCGTATAAGCTTCATTTCCAAACCCATAAGGTACTCACCTATCTTTTCTACCCGGGAGTTTACCTACCCCCGGATATCTATTTTATGATAATCGcatcattggcgccgtctgtgaaAAAGTGAGTTCAACACGTAGATATGACCATCATTGATGATCCAGAAAGCTCTCCTCGAGCAATTTTCGCAATTCAAGAACAAATGAACGCTATGGTAGACGTTGCTGTACAAAAAATAAGAATACAACAAAAATGAGAAAATGATGGTCAAGGAAAGGAGAACGAAAAAGGACTAGAAGGAGAAAAAGAGCAGAATTTGAGGCCCGAAAAAGAAAGGAACAAAGGCATACACTTGAAAGAGGAGAAAAACTCACATGCTGGGTCTGCAAATATTACTATGGCGGGAGAGCTGGAGATGCTGaaacaaaaaatacaaaaactgAAGAACACGAACCCGCGGGAATCTTCGCGGGTCAAAAGTTTGGGCTGCCCCTTCTCTCCGAAAATCATTGGGGAGCCCTTGCCGATCTATTTCAAATCTGCCAAAATCAAGGAGTACGATGGCAGCACCGACCCAGAGGAGCATGTGACTCGATTTGAGAATGCGGTCATGTTACATTGTTATGACGATCAAATCAAGTGCAAGATATTTTTGACTACCTTGGTAGACTCCGCCAAAAGATGGTTCGAAAACTTGGAAGAAGATAGTATCAAAACTTTCAAAAAATTCCGGGAAGTTTTCTTGCAACACTTCAGCAGCAGCAAATGGTATAAAAAGACTACCCACAGCTTCTTTGAGATAAAACAGTTGAACGAGGAATCTTTGAGAGCTTATATTAAAAAGTTCAATAGAGTGGCCCTGAAAGTATCTGCGTGTGCTCCGAAAACCAAAATCACCGCTTTCGCACAGGGACTTAAAGAAGGAGAATTCTTACGGTCTTTAGTCAAGAGGGCTCCCCGATACTTTGAGGACCTCTTAACTCGAGCGGAAAAATATATCAACATGGAGGAATCCCAACGACAGAAGAGTGAGAAATGCCGGAAGGAAGAACACAGGAATAAAGGAAACCAGAGCAGTCAGGGGAGAAGAAGGCATGATCAACCGGGGAGGCTCGCCACCTATGCTCCCTACAGGATAGCTCGAGATCAAGGATTCCATATGTGTGAGGAGAATGTCCGACCATTGCTTCCGAAAAGACCAGAAAAATATTGCTCGATATATCGAGTAAACACCCACGACACCACTGAGTGTCGGAGGCTCATAAGAGTGCCCGAGCGGCCTATACTtgaggaagatgatgatgaGAGAGAAAGGGATTGGGCAAAGAAATTATATAACCCTAGGGAGAAAAGATCTGAGCCGTTTATTTTGAATTGAACGGCGGAGATAAGCAAAGCGTGCTCAAGAAGCTGAAGAGACCTCTGACAGAATCTCTGACACACGCACTACGAAGCGGTTAGGGCTGACGTCAGGTTGGTGGAAGATATGTAACAGGGGCGTCTATTCCTCGGGgcagcggagcaggtcctagcccgactatttttagAAAGTGTGGTGATGTCCCGGTGAGAAAACCCCGAGAAAAAAAATCCCGGGAGGGATTAACCACCTGGAAGGAGGACCGGTGAGAAAATACCCCGGACCCGGGTATAAGAAAACCTCAGAGGGTGTAAATACCCGGAAAAGTCTCAAGAAACCCGGGAGGACGGTGGGACCGAGTTTTTCTATTCTTAAGGCTAGAAAGTGGCCGCGTCTACTTAGAGTATAACAGATTCAAATCACAGACCAAATCAATACTAACCATGTTCCAACTAAATGGgcttttttctaaaattacgGGGTATCTAATCTCATCATCCTGAAAGTTGTAAGTAAGCCCATACCTCAATAATCATTAAGTACCCGGACGAACGAGTATAAAAACTTATGAAGAATCTCTCAAGAAGCATCATCATTATCATTCATTTCGCACACACTCACTCTCTCAAATATCCGTATAAACTTCATTTTCAAACCCATAAGGTATTCACCTATCTTTTCCACCCGAGAGTTTACCTACCCCGAATATCCATTTTATGATAATCGCAtcattatgtatatatacacaTTGACATATGTCGATTTGACCCCAATATATCCGACAACCAAacgattttttttctcttttcaagcaagatgtgaaaaaaaaaaaatctttgcaTCTGATATATGAGGTtcatgtctatatatatattttttaggtAAGTTAAGATACACGGATAGATAAATCTATATTACAAATTTAGGTAGGATTTGCAAcagttaaaaataaataattatcaaaaaaatttcacagatttttcaaaaaaaaatttataatcatttattttttaagtaaGTTCAATTATTATAAACTTATGATCATAAAGAGTAAAATATATAGcaaacaaatatttcatattTAGTGTAAAAGTTTAATTATAGGACCAAAAAATAGTAGCAAACAAATATAACATATGATCATAAAGAGTAAAATATAACTCCAAAACcattacacacacatatatacatcATATACACACATATTTCATATCATTATTAATTTGTTACAATCATTTTGACATGAAATTATAGAAAAAGAAGCAACAGAATTTGTAAATGCATTCGAAAAATAGTCACTCCACCAATGGTTATGTATAACCTCAAATGGGGATGCACCTATTGACGCGTGGATAAACGACGGCTGCGGGATGCGCCATAATACGGCGGCCCTTCACGTGGCGGAAGCAGTATACGAAAGCCCCCACCGGCCACTCCACCAGCGCCGCCGCCGCGAACGCCAGGAAACCCAGCGTCGGCCCCACCACCTTGCACCTGCATGGGTTGCTCGTCGTCCCACACTGCACGCACAACGGAATCCCGAGACGCATCTTGTTCTTCAAATTTCTCCTGAATGTACTTTGTTGCTATGGaaataaatgataaataaatGTATAATTTATCCAATCACGATATGGGTTTTCGAAGATCGACAGAGGTTT
Proteins encoded:
- the LOC140885554 gene encoding uncharacterized protein, translated to MRLGIPLCVQCGTTSNPCRCKVVGPTLGFLAFAAAALVEWPVGAFVYCFRHVKGRRIMAHPAAVVYPRVNRCIPI